One Clostridium cylindrosporum DSM 605 genomic region harbors:
- a CDS encoding ABC transporter permease gives MKFSIIKDTTREVKKSIGRFLSIFFIVALGVAFFAGVNVASPIMESTADNYFDRNNLMDIQLISNLGLTDSDINELSKIKEVKRTSGGYSKDVLTNIDKKELVIRVHSLDLDKLSDKPGEYINKPSLVEGRFPVKLGECVIESSLMEKNINIGSKIEIYGDNNESLEDTFKNTKYTVVGKVQTPYYISEQKGSSTIGNGQLDTFIMVPKDEFKSKIYTDVNITLKGTKGLLSYSDEYDENVKKVKKEIENLGKKRASLRYDEVISDANEKLEAGKKELNDKRSSAYKELSNAKIKINKAKDDLEKGEKQLIKKESSFKKLIEDSKFRIDMEENNLIANEKALNNSYNDFIKNKPSVEKNLELSKTKIREEQNKINELKSQISFMENEVAYGNKSDIEKKELEKKIIDTRKTLVELESYIDSAKKNLDLKMQELELSQIKFKESFITIANAKEEISKQRLKIKNSEVLAQKEFVKAKEEIKRGKAKILSSENIYNKNKEKADREFLKADNEIKQKEKDIKGIKEGKWYVLDRNANYGFVDFGNSAESISAIAKVFPLFFFLVAALICLTTMTRMVDEQRVNIGTLKGLGYDKASIAFKYIVYAAFASIGGSILGLIVGLTVFPTVIYNAYTSMTYTLPPIILNFDIGVSLIAILVATLVTTLSALLACYKELLEEPSLLMRPKAPKQGKRILLERIGFIWSRMNFIQKVTARNIFRYKKRFFMTVIGISGCTALLVSGFGIRDSISSIVEKQYGDVFKYNAVASYKSEVLSIEENKNLEAISKDKRILDFENVRIKNINVSKGNKEKEVNIFVLENSSKMNSFVNTINRVSGEKYTISNKGVIITEKISKILGVKIGDFISIEDKNKNKHNVLVEGVSENYISHYVYMTPEFYKNLFNEEVKYNQILLKVKNTNKEIEKAISIDIMKETNINSIKFTSTLMESFDSMISNLNYVVLLMIVSAGALAFVVLYNLTNVNISERLREIATIKVLGFYDNEVSSYVFRENIILTFIGSLFGLSLGTFLHRFIMVTAELESIMFGRDIKLFSYIISALLTIVFGLLVNWFMYYKLKKINMVESLKSID, from the coding sequence ATGAAATTTTCTATTATTAAAGATACTACTCGAGAAGTTAAAAAGTCTATTGGAAGGTTTTTGTCTATATTTTTTATTGTTGCATTAGGGGTAGCCTTTTTTGCAGGTGTAAATGTTGCATCGCCAATAATGGAGTCAACAGCAGATAATTATTTTGATAGAAATAATCTTATGGATATTCAACTTATTTCAAATCTTGGATTAACAGATAGTGATATAAATGAATTGAGCAAAATAAAAGAAGTTAAGAGAACTTCAGGAGGTTATTCCAAAGATGTTCTAACTAATATTGATAAAAAAGAATTAGTAATTAGAGTACATTCACTTGATTTAGATAAATTAAGTGATAAACCTGGAGAATATATAAATAAGCCAAGCCTAGTTGAAGGAAGGTTTCCAGTTAAACTCGGAGAATGTGTAATTGAATCTTCACTAATGGAAAAGAATATTAACATAGGCTCAAAGATAGAGATTTATGGTGATAATAATGAAAGTTTGGAAGATACCTTTAAAAATACTAAGTACACAGTTGTAGGTAAGGTTCAAACACCATATTATATTTCTGAGCAAAAGGGTAGCAGTACAATTGGAAACGGTCAGCTTGATACTTTTATTATGGTACCTAAAGATGAGTTTAAAAGTAAAATATATACTGATGTAAATATAACATTAAAGGGAACAAAAGGTCTACTTTCCTATAGTGATGAGTATGATGAAAATGTGAAAAAGGTAAAAAAAGAAATAGAAAACTTAGGTAAGAAAAGAGCTTCATTAAGATACGATGAAGTTATAAGTGATGCAAATGAAAAGTTAGAAGCTGGAAAGAAAGAGCTAAATGATAAAAGATCCTCAGCATATAAAGAGCTTTCAAATGCAAAAATAAAAATAAATAAAGCTAAGGATGACTTAGAAAAAGGGGAAAAGCAACTAATTAAAAAAGAAAGTAGTTTTAAAAAGCTTATTGAAGACTCCAAATTTAGAATAGATATGGAAGAAAATAATCTTATAGCTAATGAGAAAGCATTAAATAATAGTTATAACGATTTTATAAAAAATAAACCTAGCGTTGAAAAGAATTTAGAGCTTTCTAAAACTAAAATAAGAGAAGAGCAAAATAAAATAAATGAGTTAAAATCTCAAATAAGTTTCATGGAAAATGAAGTAGCCTATGGTAATAAATCAGATATTGAGAAAAAGGAATTAGAGAAGAAAATAATTGATACAAGAAAAACTCTTGTTGAATTAGAATCTTATATAGACAGTGCTAAAAAGAATTTAGATTTAAAGATGCAAGAGTTAGAATTATCTCAAATAAAATTTAAAGAATCTTTTATTACAATTGCCAATGCAAAGGAAGAAATAAGTAAGCAAAGATTAAAAATTAAGAATAGTGAAGTTTTAGCGCAAAAAGAATTTGTTAAAGCTAAAGAAGAGATAAAAAGGGGTAAAGCTAAGATTTTAAGTTCTGAAAATATATATAATAAAAATAAAGAAAAAGCGGATAGAGAGTTTTTAAAAGCGGATAATGAGATTAAACAAAAAGAAAAAGACATAAAAGGTATTAAGGAAGGTAAATGGTATGTACTAGATAGAAATGCTAACTATGGTTTTGTTGACTTTGGAAATTCAGCTGAAAGTATAAGTGCTATTGCAAAGGTATTTCCCTTATTTTTCTTTTTAGTAGCGGCACTTATATGTCTTACAACTATGACAAGAATGGTAGATGAACAAAGAGTAAATATCGGTACATTAAAGGGTCTTGGTTACGATAAAGCCTCTATTGCATTTAAATATATAGTATATGCAGCTTTTGCTAGTATTGGAGGAAGTATACTTGGACTTATTGTAGGATTAACTGTATTTCCTACTGTCATATATAACGCATATACAAGTATGACCTACACACTGCCACCTATAATCTTAAATTTTGATATTGGAGTTTCTTTAATTGCAATCCTTGTAGCTACATTAGTAACTACCTTATCTGCATTGCTTGCTTGTTATAAAGAACTATTAGAGGAACCATCACTTTTAATGAGGCCTAAAGCTCCAAAACAAGGAAAGAGAATTTTACTTGAGAGAATAGGTTTTATATGGAGTAGAATGAACTTTATACAGAAAGTAACTGCAAGAAATATTTTTAGATATAAGAAGCGTTTTTTTATGACTGTGATTGGTATATCAGGCTGTACAGCTCTTTTGGTAAGTGGATTTGGAATTCGTGATTCAATTTCATCAATTGTTGAAAAACAATATGGTGATGTTTTTAAGTATAATGCAGTTGCAAGTTATAAGTCTGAGGTTCTAAGTATTGAAGAAAATAAGAACTTAGAAGCTATATCTAAGGATAAAAGAATTTTAGATTTTGAAAATGTAAGAATAAAGAATATTAATGTATCTAAAGGAAATAAAGAGAAAGAAGTTAATATATTTGTTTTAGAAAATTCAAGTAAAATGAATAGCTTTGTAAATACTATAAATAGAGTATCTGGAGAAAAATATACTATTTCTAATAAAGGGGTAATTATTACAGAAAAGATTTCTAAAATATTAGGAGTTAAAATAGGAGACTTTATATCCATTGAGGATAAAAATAAAAATAAGCATAATGTATTAGTTGAGGGAGTATCAGAAAATTATATTTCTCACTATGTTTACATGACTCCTGAATTTTATAAAAATCTTTTTAATGAGGAAGTAAAATACAATCAAATACTTTTAAAAGTGAAAAATACCAATAAAGAAATTGAAAAAGCTATCTCAATTGATATAATGAAAGAGACAAACATTAATTCCATTAAATTTACTTCAACCTTGATGGAATCATTTGATAGCATGATTTCTAACTTAAATTATGTAGTACTTCTTATGATAGTGTCAGCAGGTGCTCTCGCTTTTGTAGTTTTATATAATCTTACAAATGTAAATATAAGTGAAAGACTAAGAGAGATAGCAACTATAAAGGTTTTAGGATTTTATGATAATGAAGTGTCTTCATATGTATTTAGAGAAAATATTATATTAACTTTTATTGGAAGTTTATTTGGGCTTAGTTTAGGTACTTTTCTTCATAGATTCATTATGGTAACAGCAGAACTTGAATCAATTATGTTTGGAAGAGATATTAAACTATTTAGTTATATTATATCTGCATTATTAACAATTGTTTTTGGGCTTTTAGTTAATTGGTTTATGTATTATAAACTTAAAAAAATAAATATGGTAGAATCTTTAAAGTCAATTGACTAA
- a CDS encoding ABC transporter ATP-binding protein yields the protein MVSFIEFSNVKKTYKMGEVKINALDGVDFSINKGEFVVVAGASGAGKSTILNILGGMDMPTSGRVFVDSKDISSYNQRSLTAYRRHEIGFVFQFYNLVQNLTAIENIELATQICKNPFNPEEILEAVGLKSRRDNFPSQLSGGEQQRIAIARALAKNPKLLLCDEPTGALDYNTGKSILKLLQDTNRKIGMTVVVITHNMALAPMGDKIITVRNGKIHNIEKNEKPVPVERIEW from the coding sequence TTGGTAAGTTTTATTGAATTTTCTAATGTTAAAAAGACATATAAAATGGGTGAGGTAAAAATAAATGCACTTGATGGAGTAGATTTTTCTATTAACAAAGGTGAATTTGTTGTGGTTGCCGGAGCTAGTGGAGCAGGTAAGAGTACTATATTAAATATTTTAGGCGGAATGGATATGCCAACTAGTGGAAGAGTTTTTGTAGACAGTAAAGACATAAGTTCCTATAATCAAAGAAGTTTAACCGCATACAGAAGACATGAAATAGGTTTTGTATTTCAGTTTTATAATTTAGTACAAAATCTAACTGCAATAGAGAATATAGAACTTGCAACACAAATATGTAAAAACCCATTTAATCCTGAGGAAATTCTAGAAGCGGTAGGTTTAAAGAGTAGACGTGATAACTTTCCATCTCAGCTATCAGGAGGAGAGCAACAAAGGATTGCAATTGCAAGGGCTTTAGCTAAGAATCCTAAGCTATTACTTTGTGATGAACCTACAGGAGCTTTAGATTATAATACAGGAAAGTCTATACTTAAACTTTTACAAGACACTAATAGAAAAATAGGTATGACGGTAGTTGTTATAACTCATAACATGGCTTTGGCACCAATGGGAGACAAAATAATTACTGTAAGAAACGGCAAGATACATAACATAGAAAAAAATGAGAAACCAGTACCTGTAGAAAGGATTGAGTGGTAG
- a CDS encoding DUF1846 domain-containing protein has protein sequence MKIGFDHEKYLEEQSKFILERVNNYDKLYLEFGGKLLFDLHAKRVLPGFDENAKIKLLHKLKEKVEVVICVYAGDIERNKIRGDFGITYDIDVLRLIDDLRSHELDVNSVVITRYNGQPATTVFINKLERRGIKVYKHEATKGYPTDVDTIVSDEGYGKNPYIETTKPIVVVTAPGPGSGKLATCLSQLYHEYKKGKVAGYSKFETFPVWNVPLKHPLNIAYEAATADLKDVNMIDSFHFDEYNKVSVNYNRDIETFPVLKRIIEKITGEESIYKSPTDMGVNRVGFGIIDDEIVKEASRQEVIRRYFKTGCEYKKGYVDKDTFDRVKLIMEELNLKETDRKVVIPAREHSAKLKEQSTKNEVCPAVAIELQDGSILTGKSSCVMDATAAVILNAVKHFANISDDIHLISPVILEPIINLKSNTLNSKNTPLDCEEILMALSICAVTNPTAQVALEKLSMLKGSQAHSTTILSRSDEQTFRKLGIDITSDPEYPTANLYYNA, from the coding sequence ATGAAGATAGGATTTGATCATGAAAAATACTTGGAAGAACAATCCAAATTTATTTTAGAAAGAGTTAATAATTATGACAAATTATATTTAGAGTTTGGTGGAAAGCTTCTTTTTGATCTTCATGCAAAAAGGGTTTTACCTGGGTTTGATGAGAATGCAAAGATTAAATTATTACACAAGTTAAAAGAAAAAGTAGAAGTTGTAATTTGTGTATATGCAGGAGATATAGAAAGAAATAAAATAAGAGGAGATTTTGGGATCACCTATGATATAGACGTTTTAAGACTTATTGATGATCTTAGAAGTCATGAACTTGATGTTAACAGTGTTGTTATTACTCGATATAACGGACAGCCTGCAACCACAGTTTTCATTAATAAGCTTGAAAGACGTGGAATAAAGGTTTATAAACATGAAGCAACTAAGGGATATCCTACAGATGTAGATACTATAGTAAGTGACGAAGGATATGGTAAAAATCCATACATAGAAACAACAAAGCCTATAGTTGTTGTTACAGCGCCAGGTCCTGGAAGTGGTAAGCTTGCAACTTGCTTAAGCCAGCTATATCATGAATATAAAAAAGGTAAAGTTGCAGGATATTCAAAGTTTGAAACTTTCCCGGTATGGAACGTTCCACTTAAACATCCTTTAAATATAGCGTATGAAGCTGCAACAGCTGATCTAAAGGACGTAAATATGATAGACTCCTTCCATTTTGACGAATACAATAAAGTATCTGTTAACTATAATAGAGATATTGAAACATTCCCTGTGTTAAAGAGAATTATAGAAAAAATTACAGGAGAAGAGTCTATTTATAAATCACCTACGGATATGGGGGTTAATAGAGTAGGCTTTGGAATTATTGATGATGAGATAGTTAAGGAAGCATCAAGACAAGAAGTTATAAGAAGATACTTTAAAACTGGATGTGAATACAAAAAAGGATACGTAGATAAAGATACTTTTGATAGAGTAAAGCTTATTATGGAAGAGCTTAATCTAAAAGAAACAGATAGAAAGGTTGTTATACCAGCTAGAGAACACTCTGCAAAGCTTAAAGAACAATCAACAAAAAATGAGGTTTGTCCAGCTGTTGCTATAGAACTTCAGGATGGTTCAATTCTTACAGGTAAAAGTTCTTGCGTTATGGATGCAACTGCTGCTGTAATATTAAATGCAGTTAAACATTTTGCTAATATTTCTGATGATATACATTTAATATCACCTGTTATACTTGAACCAATTATAAATCTTAAATCTAATACTCTTAATAGTAAAAACACTCCACTAGACTGTGAAGAAATTTTAATGGCATTGAGTATATGTGCAGTTACAAATCCAACAGCTCAAGTAGCCCTTGAAAAATTATCAATGCTTAAGGGGTCTCAAGCACATTCTACTACTATATTAAGTAGAAGTGATGAACAAACATTTAGAAAACTTGGTATAGATATTACAAGTGATCCTGAATACCCAACAGCGAACTTATATTATAATGCATAA
- the leuA gene encoding 2-isopropylmalate synthase: protein MLNYKKYKRFETIKLKDRTWPDKEITSAPIWCSVDLRDGNQALVNPMTVEEKVEMFNLLVEIGFKEIEVGFPSASQIEFDFLRKLVDENMIPNDVTVQVLTQARPHLIERTFEALKDVKKAVVHIYNSTSILQRDVVFNMSKEEIKKIAVDGVKLVKEYADKFNGEIVLEYSPESFTGTEVEYALDVCQEVVDTWGAAPDRKVIINLPSTVEMDTPNVYADQIEWMGRNFKNRDSIIISVHPHNDRGTGVAAAELALLAGADRIEGTLFGNGERTGNVDVLNIAFNMFSHGVNPELNIEDIEKIIDVYERCCKIPVHIRHPYAGDLVFTAFSGSHQDAINKGIKKYKERDSDIWEVPYLPIDPSDLGRKYEALVRINSQSGKGGVAFVMEQYFGFKMPKLMHKEFASIIQGVSEEKGEVSADTIMDKFKEEYLEKESPFKLIKCRVSDESSEGNEVTRVNVKLLYRGEEMDIEAEGNGPIDSLKKALVKNNLVNTSILDYNEHSLGGGSEAKAAAYVKLKREDNGSETYGVGVDSNITLASVKAVFSAINRLYK, encoded by the coding sequence ATGCTAAACTACAAAAAATATAAAAGGTTTGAAACTATTAAGTTAAAGGATAGAACATGGCCAGATAAGGAGATAACTAGTGCACCTATTTGGTGTAGCGTTGATTTAAGAGACGGAAATCAAGCACTAGTTAATCCAATGACTGTTGAAGAAAAGGTTGAAATGTTTAATTTACTTGTAGAAATTGGGTTTAAGGAAATAGAGGTAGGATTTCCATCAGCATCACAAATAGAATTTGACTTTCTAAGAAAACTTGTTGATGAGAATATGATTCCTAATGACGTTACAGTACAGGTATTAACACAGGCAAGACCACATCTTATTGAAAGAACTTTTGAGGCATTAAAGGATGTGAAAAAGGCAGTTGTTCACATTTATAACTCTACATCTATACTTCAAAGAGATGTTGTTTTCAATATGAGTAAAGAAGAAATTAAAAAAATTGCAGTTGATGGAGTAAAGCTTGTAAAAGAGTATGCGGATAAATTTAATGGTGAAATAGTTCTTGAATATTCACCTGAGAGCTTTACAGGAACAGAGGTTGAATATGCACTAGATGTATGTCAGGAAGTTGTAGATACATGGGGTGCAGCTCCTGATAGAAAGGTAATAATTAATCTACCTTCAACTGTTGAAATGGATACTCCAAATGTTTATGCTGATCAAATTGAATGGATGGGAAGAAATTTTAAAAACAGAGATAGTATTATCATAAGTGTACATCCTCATAATGATAGGGGAACAGGAGTTGCAGCAGCGGAACTTGCACTACTTGCTGGAGCTGATAGAATTGAAGGAACATTATTTGGAAATGGTGAGAGAACTGGGAATGTAGATGTTTTAAACATTGCCTTTAACATGTTTTCACATGGTGTAAACCCAGAACTTAACATAGAGGATATTGAAAAGATTATTGATGTATATGAAAGATGTTGTAAGATACCTGTTCATATAAGACATCCTTATGCAGGGGATCTTGTATTTACAGCATTCTCAGGATCACATCAAGATGCTATAAACAAGGGAATTAAAAAATACAAGGAAAGAGATAGTGATATATGGGAAGTACCATATCTTCCTATTGATCCAAGTGATTTAGGACGTAAATATGAAGCATTAGTTAGAATTAATAGTCAATCTGGTAAAGGTGGAGTGGCATTTGTAATGGAACAATATTTTGGATTTAAAATGCCAAAATTAATGCATAAGGAATTTGCAAGTATTATTCAAGGGGTATCAGAGGAAAAGGGTGAAGTATCTGCTGATACAATTATGGATAAGTTTAAGGAAGAGTACTTAGAAAAGGAATCACCATTTAAGTTAATTAAATGTAGAGTTAGCGATGAATCATCTGAAGGAAATGAAGTAACAAGAGTTAATGTTAAGCTTCTTTACCGTGGCGAAGAAATGGATATTGAAGCTGAAGGTAATGGTCCAATAGACTCACTAAAGAAGGCTCTAGTCAAGAATAACCTTGTTAATACTTCAATACTTGATTATAATGAACATTCATTAGGTGGAGGTTCAGAGGCTAAGGCTGCCGCTTATGTTAAATTAAAAAGAGAAGATAATGGAAGTGAAACATATGGTGTAGGTGTAGATAGTAATATTACATTAGCATCTGTAAAGGCTGTATTCAGCGCTATAAATAGACTATATAAATAA
- a CDS encoding phosphatase codes for MKAILDVHVHTISSGHAYSTIKENIDEAAKKGIKILGISDHAPTMPGSSDIIHFQNLRVLKETINGVRILKGIEANIIDFEGNIDVSDNVLEELDYAIASIHPPCIKVGECEENTNSLIKAMENPYIKIIGHPDDNRVPINYEALVKAAKDNGVLLEVNNSSLNPNAHRVGARENVKTMLRLCKEHEVMIILGSDSHIYYDVGEFANCIDVLEEADFPSKLVLNFTENPLEILGIK; via the coding sequence ATGAAAGCAATTTTAGATGTACATGTGCATACTATATCTAGCGGGCATGCATATAGTACAATTAAAGAGAATATTGATGAGGCAGCTAAAAAAGGGATTAAGATTCTTGGAATATCGGATCATGCTCCTACAATGCCTGGAAGTTCAGATATTATTCATTTTCAAAATTTAAGAGTTTTAAAAGAAACTATAAATGGAGTCAGAATCCTTAAAGGAATCGAGGCTAATATTATAGATTTTGAGGGTAATATCGATGTTTCAGATAATGTTTTAGAAGAACTTGACTATGCTATTGCAAGTATTCATCCACCATGTATAAAGGTTGGAGAATGCGAGGAAAATACAAATTCACTAATTAAGGCAATGGAAAATCCATATATAAAAATAATTGGACACCCAGATGATAATAGGGTTCCAATTAATTATGAAGCTTTAGTTAAAGCAGCTAAGGACAATGGAGTACTTCTTGAGGTCAATAACTCGTCATTAAATCCAAATGCTCATAGAGTTGGTGCAAGAGAAAATGTTAAAACAATGCTAAGACTTTGCAAAGAACATGAGGTAATGATAATTTTAGGAAGTGACTCGCATATATATTATGATGTTGGTGAATTCGCTAACTGCATAGATGTATTAGAAGAAGCAGATTTTCCAAGTAAATTAGTTTTAAACTTTACTGAAAACCCTTTAGAGATACTTGGAATAAAATAA
- a CDS encoding ribonuclease J yields the protein MNDNVKVIPLGGLGEIGKNMTVIEYKNEIIVIDCGVAFPDEEMYGVDLIIPDVSYLLDNKDKVKGFFITHGHEDHIGALPYILKQINVPVYGTKLALGLIKTKLKEHEMLDVAKLYDVKVSDTVNLEFLSVEFIRNTHSIADSCSLAIHTPVGVILHTGDFKVDYTPIDGLVMDFDRISALGREGVLLLMADSTNVERKGYTISERKIGETLSRIFSKAEGRVIVATFASNIHRMQQIIDASIKYGRKVAFNGRSMENISNVAIELGYLHLPEEYKLDIDELTDHKSEEVTIITTGSQGESMASLARIAFSTHRKIKVEPNDLFIISASPIPGNDKLISRVIDKLLSEGAKVIYKDLEEVHVSGHACQEELKLIHTLVHPKYFMPVHGEYRHLKLHGDLAKSLGMNHEKVFIVKTGQVLELSKQSANISGKVKTGKIFVDGIGVGDVGSVVLRDRKVLAEDGMLTVVFTIERETCTLAAGPDIITRGFVYVKESEELIREVKEISRIEIERCLERGIVEWSVLKTTTRRAIERFLYEKTKRRPSIIPIIMEI from the coding sequence ATGAATGATAATGTTAAAGTGATTCCCTTAGGTGGACTAGGAGAAATAGGGAAAAATATGACAGTTATTGAATATAAAAATGAAATTATTGTAATTGATTGTGGTGTTGCTTTTCCAGATGAGGAGATGTATGGTGTAGACCTTATAATACCTGATGTAAGTTACTTACTTGATAACAAGGATAAGGTTAAAGGATTTTTTATAACACATGGACATGAGGATCATATTGGTGCATTACCATATATTTTAAAACAGATTAATGTTCCTGTATATGGAACAAAACTGGCACTTGGATTAATAAAAACAAAACTTAAAGAACATGAAATGCTTGATGTAGCAAAGTTATATGATGTTAAAGTTTCAGACACTGTAAATTTAGAATTTTTAAGTGTTGAGTTTATAAGAAATACACATAGTATTGCTGATTCTTGCTCATTAGCTATTCATACACCAGTAGGAGTAATACTACACACAGGGGATTTTAAGGTGGATTATACTCCAATTGATGGCTTAGTTATGGACTTTGATAGAATTTCAGCCCTTGGTAGGGAAGGAGTACTGCTTCTTATGGCAGACAGTACTAACGTAGAGAGAAAGGGATATACAATATCAGAAAGGAAAATTGGTGAAACACTAAGTAGGATTTTTTCTAAGGCAGAGGGTAGAGTTATAGTTGCTACATTTGCATCCAACATCCATAGAATGCAGCAAATTATTGATGCTTCAATTAAGTATGGAAGAAAAGTTGCATTTAATGGTAGGAGTATGGAAAATATATCTAATGTAGCAATTGAACTTGGTTATTTACATCTTCCAGAGGAATATAAGTTAGATATAGACGAACTAACAGATCATAAAAGCGAAGAAGTAACAATAATAACCACAGGAAGCCAAGGTGAATCTATGGCTTCACTTGCTAGGATTGCATTTTCAACCCACAGAAAAATAAAAGTTGAGCCAAATGATCTTTTTATCATTTCTGCTTCGCCTATTCCTGGAAATGATAAGCTAATATCTAGAGTAATTGATAAGTTACTAAGTGAGGGTGCAAAGGTTATATATAAAGATTTGGAAGAGGTACATGTATCAGGACACGCTTGTCAAGAAGAACTTAAACTTATACATACATTAGTACATCCTAAATATTTTATGCCAGTGCATGGAGAGTATAGACACTTAAAATTACATGGAGACCTTGCTAAAAGTCTTGGAATGAATCACGAGAAGGTTTTCATAGTTAAAACTGGGCAAGTACTAGAACTATCAAAACAATCTGCCAATATTTCGGGCAAGGTAAAAACAGGGAAGATTTTTGTAGATGGTATTGGTGTAGGAGATGTTGGAAGTGTAGTTCTTAGGGATAGAAAGGTACTAGCGGAAGACGGAATGTTAACTGTAGTATTTACAATTGAAAGAGAAACATGTACCCTAGCTGCTGGACCAGACATAATTACAAGGGGCTTTGTATATGTAAAAGAGTCTGAGGAGTTAATAAGAGAAGTTAAAGAGATTTCTAGAATTGAAATAGAAAGATGTTTAGAAAGAGGAATTGTGGAGTGGAGCGTTTTAAAGACAACTACTAGAAGAGCAATTGAAAGATTTTTATACGAAAAAACTAAAAGAAGACCTAGCATAATACCTATTATTATGGAAATTTAA
- a CDS encoding DUF1232 domain-containing protein → MEDRNDNGKLGTILKSLLEENSLSIGKLSIKTEIDKATISRIINNKQKANMNHLDRFSKALNISLEVLLQAAGYNLSKVDNKICMRDKGTYCFDENYDELESLLKMIELPENSELKKTISFELKKYEEYAKTTEGKNIIYENFEKKLTNLNGSGAFLEKLTHMYQRFCSKNTSLREIILTGSALLYFITSTDVLPDFIVPIGFLDDFIAMKIVLNSMDSIEDK, encoded by the coding sequence GTGGAGGATAGAAATGATAATGGGAAGTTAGGTACTATTTTGAAGAGTTTATTAGAAGAAAATTCATTATCAATTGGTAAGCTAAGTATTAAAACTGAAATTGATAAAGCTACTATATCTAGAATAATAAATAATAAGCAGAAAGCTAATATGAATCACTTAGATAGGTTTTCAAAGGCACTTAATATTTCTTTAGAAGTCCTTTTGCAAGCTGCTGGATACAATTTATCTAAGGTGGATAATAAGATTTGTATGAGGGATAAAGGAACTTACTGTTTTGATGAAAATTATGATGAATTGGAATCCCTATTAAAGATGATAGAACTACCAGAGAATAGTGAACTTAAAAAGACTATATCCTTTGAACTTAAAAAATATGAGGAATATGCAAAAACTACTGAGGGTAAAAATATTATATATGAAAACTTTGAGAAAAAATTAACTAATCTTAATGGAAGTGGTGCATTTCTAGAGAAGTTAACGCATATGTATCAAAGATTTTGTTCCAAGAATACTTCTTTAAGAGAAATTATATTAACAGGAAGTGCGCTTTTATACTTTATAACTTCAACAGATGTCCTGCCTGATTTTATAGTTCCTATTGGTTTTTTAGACGATTTTATCGCTATGAAAATAGTACTTAATTCTATGGATAGTATAGAAGATAAATAA
- a CDS encoding manganese efflux pump produces MLESILLVSLLCVDSFVVSFGYGTNNIKLPIKSINIITLVSSLVLGISLFLGSIISRILTPSITLAICFSILFLIGSLRLFESILKSYLRRKSINSRNYTFNIFDVKFNIDMSVAKECLDRNKTKIVGVKEAFSIALACSLDGMAIGFGAALVGINYIEVIILSFIFNTIVLILGSFIGRKINEKISLNLSWISGLLLIIIAFMKL; encoded by the coding sequence ATGCTCGAATCTATTCTTCTTGTTTCCCTTTTATGTGTTGACTCATTTGTTGTAAGCTTTGGATACGGTACAAACAATATTAAACTGCCTATAAAGTCGATAAATATAATTACACTTGTATCCTCCTTAGTTCTTGGTATATCCTTATTCTTAGGTTCTATTATAAGCAGGATACTAACCCCTTCCATAACCTTAGCTATCTGTTTTTCTATTTTATTTCTAATAGGTTCTTTAAGATTATTTGAAAGCATATTAAAATCATATCTTAGAAGAAAATCAATTAACTCTAGAAACTATACATTTAATATTTTTGATGTGAAATTTAATATTGATATGTCTGTCGCTAAGGAGTGTTTAGATAGGAATAAAACGAAAATTGTAGGTGTAAAAGAAGCCTTTTCTATTGCATTAGCTTGTTCCCTTGATGGAATGGCTATTGGCTTTGGAGCTGCCTTAGTTGGTATTAACTATATTGAAGTTATAATATTATCTTTTATATTTAATACAATTGTACTGATACTTGGTAGCTTTATAGGCCGAAAAATTAATGAAAAGATAAGTTTAAACCTATCGTGGATTAGTGGACTTCTCCTAATTATAATAGCATTTATGAAGCTATAG